A genomic stretch from Candidatus Thiothrix anitrata includes:
- a CDS encoding efflux RND transporter permease subunit, producing MNSFNLSAWALRHRNFVLYLMLLTLGLGIFGYVKLGQSEDPPFTFKVMLIQAYWPGASAQTLESQVTERIEKVLMETQHVDVVRSFSRPNEANIFVIAKDHAPSEAMAGMFYDIRKRVTDMQHTLPQGVQGPFFNDEFGETYGNIFALTGDGFDFAQLRDAADNIRKELLRVTDVAKILSIGEQHERVYIELSNSKLATLGFSIQQVIDSLQGQNAIAAVGAYNTASDRIYVRPEGVFNNLDDIRALPINVGGRTLRLSEVAQVKRGFEDPAYSTFRFQGQPALGLGVSMRKGGDIIALGKSLDEALVRIESQLPVGMSLQRVNDQPVAVKRSIGEFLQVVLEAVIIVLAVSFISLGMRAGTVVALSIPLVLAGTFFAMHLFGIGLHKISLGSLILALGLLVDDAIIAVEMMAVKMEEGWDRVKAASFAYSTTAIPMLTGTLVTAAGFLPIATAQSSVGEFTRSIFQVVTIALVISWFAAVVVIPYLGFKLLKVTHTHAPKPSRLHQWGEVFLRHFRQLIQRCVNYPFTVILLTVLMFAGSLFLFQFVQKQFFPNATRLELIVDLKLPEGSSLAATQTEVTRLETYLNTQQAHIANFVAYVGNGSPRFYLPLDQQLPNPSFAQLVITTNSIEDRETLREKLITLLDQSGQFTLARGRVIRLENGPPVGYPVQFRVSGDDLWQLREWGEKVAQIMRANPYLVNVHLDWNERSKAIRLQIDTAKAISLGVTQTTLAQLLQSTLQGTAIGEFREQDQTIPILLRGAEEERNALSRLAGLNVTTSSGKTVPLSQLSKIEYVQEDGVLWHRNRVRTITVRGDIYGKIQAPTVTAEVEAQLQTLREQLPLGYRLETGGAVEESAKGNESIGAGFPLFIVVVLTLLMIQLQSFQRVIMVVLTAPFGLIGVVLFLLLFDRPFGFVAMLGTIALSGMIMRNSVILVDQIERNLSDGQSFNDAVVEAAVRRFRPIMLTALAAILAMIPLSKSVFFGPMAIAIMGGLLVATVLTLLFLPALYTVWFRKAHINNLSLPKSVQ from the coding sequence ATGAACAGCTTCAACTTATCCGCATGGGCATTGCGCCACCGTAATTTCGTACTGTACCTGATGCTTCTCACCTTGGGTTTGGGGATTTTTGGTTACGTCAAACTGGGGCAATCCGAAGACCCGCCGTTTACCTTTAAAGTGATGCTGATTCAAGCCTATTGGCCGGGGGCAAGCGCACAAACATTGGAGTCGCAAGTCACCGAACGCATTGAAAAAGTGCTGATGGAAACCCAGCACGTTGACGTTGTACGCAGTTTTTCACGCCCCAATGAGGCCAATATTTTCGTGATTGCCAAAGACCATGCGCCGTCTGAAGCAATGGCTGGAATGTTTTACGATATTCGCAAACGGGTGACGGATATGCAGCACACCTTACCGCAAGGGGTGCAAGGGCCGTTTTTTAACGACGAATTCGGCGAAACTTACGGCAATATTTTCGCACTGACCGGCGATGGTTTCGACTTTGCGCAATTGCGGGATGCGGCAGATAACATCCGTAAGGAATTGCTGCGCGTCACCGATGTGGCAAAAATCTTGAGTATCGGCGAACAACACGAGCGCGTTTACATTGAGCTATCCAACAGCAAATTAGCCACGCTGGGTTTCAGCATTCAGCAAGTAATTGACAGCTTGCAGGGGCAAAATGCGATTGCCGCCGTGGGTGCGTATAACACCGCCAGCGACCGGATTTATGTGCGCCCCGAAGGTGTGTTTAACAACCTTGATGATATTCGTGCGTTACCGATTAATGTCGGCGGACGCACCTTGCGCCTGAGCGAAGTGGCACAGGTGAAACGCGGTTTTGAAGACCCGGCGTATTCGACCTTCCGGTTTCAGGGGCAACCTGCTTTAGGTTTGGGTGTATCCATGCGTAAAGGCGGCGACATTATCGCGCTGGGTAAATCGCTGGACGAAGCCTTGGTGCGCATAGAAAGCCAACTCCCCGTCGGCATGAGTTTGCAGCGCGTTAATGACCAGCCGGTTGCGGTGAAACGTTCCATTGGCGAATTCCTGCAAGTGGTGTTGGAAGCGGTCATTATTGTGTTGGCGGTAAGCTTTATCAGCCTTGGGATGCGTGCCGGAACCGTGGTCGCACTGTCGATTCCGCTGGTGTTGGCAGGGACGTTTTTTGCGATGCACTTATTCGGGATTGGCTTACACAAAATTTCCTTGGGGTCACTGATTCTGGCACTGGGTTTGCTGGTGGATGATGCGATTATCGCGGTCGAAATGATGGCGGTAAAAATGGAAGAAGGCTGGGATCGGGTAAAAGCCGCCAGCTTTGCTTACAGCACTACCGCAATTCCGATGCTTACCGGCACATTGGTGACGGCAGCGGGGTTTTTACCGATTGCTACCGCGCAATCGTCGGTGGGGGAATTTACCCGCTCGATTTTTCAGGTAGTCACGATTGCGTTAGTGATTTCGTGGTTTGCGGCGGTGGTGGTGATTCCGTATTTGGGGTTTAAATTGCTGAAAGTCACTCACACGCACGCCCCCAAACCTTCCCGCCTGCATCAGTGGGGTGAGGTGTTTTTGCGGCATTTCCGGCAGTTGATCCAGCGATGCGTTAATTACCCGTTTACGGTGATTTTACTGACGGTATTAATGTTTGCCGGGTCGTTGTTTTTGTTTCAGTTTGTACAAAAGCAATTCTTCCCCAATGCCACCCGTTTGGAATTGATTGTTGATTTGAAATTGCCGGAAGGCTCCTCATTAGCCGCCACCCAAACCGAAGTCACTCGCCTCGAAACTTACTTAAACACCCAACAAGCGCACATTGCCAATTTCGTAGCGTATGTGGGTAATGGTTCGCCACGCTTTTATTTACCGCTGGATCAGCAATTACCCAACCCCAGTTTTGCGCAATTGGTGATTACCACCAATAGCATTGAAGATCGTGAAACCTTGCGGGAAAAATTAATCACTTTATTGGATCAAAGCGGGCAATTCACCCTTGCGCGTGGGCGGGTGATTCGTTTGGAAAATGGCCCGCCAGTAGGTTATCCGGTGCAGTTTCGGGTGTCGGGTGATGATTTGTGGCAATTGCGCGAATGGGGTGAAAAAGTCGCACAAATCATGCGAGCCAACCCGTATTTAGTCAATGTGCATCTGGACTGGAACGAGCGCAGCAAAGCGATTCGCCTGCAAATCGACACCGCTAAAGCGATTAGCCTAGGTGTGACGCAAACCACGCTGGCGCAATTGCTGCAAAGCACCTTGCAAGGCACGGCGATTGGTGAGTTTCGTGAGCAAGATCAAACCATTCCGATTCTATTACGCGGGGCAGAAGAGGAGCGTAATGCATTGTCGCGGTTGGCAGGGTTAAATGTCACCACTTCCAGCGGCAAAACCGTGCCGTTATCGCAATTAAGCAAGATTGAGTATGTGCAGGAAGACGGGGTGCTATGGCATCGCAACCGGGTACGAACCATCACGGTACGCGGCGATATTTACGGCAAAATCCAAGCCCCAACCGTTACCGCCGAAGTAGAAGCGCAGTTGCAAACTCTGCGCGAACAATTGCCGTTGGGTTATCGCTTAGAAACCGGTGGCGCGGTGGAAGAAAGCGCGAAAGGCAATGAATCCATCGGTGCGGGTTTTCCGCTGTTTATTGTGGTGGTGCTGACGCTGTTGATGATTCAATTGCAGAGTTTTCAGCGCGTCATTATGGTGGTGTTAACCGCGCCGTTTGGCCTGATTGGGGTGGTGCTGTTCTTATTGCTGTTTGATCGCCCGTTTGGGTTCGTCGCCATGCTGGGAACGATTGCTTTGTCGGGCATGATTATGCGCAATTCGGTCATTTTAGTGGATCAAATCGAGCGCAATTTGAGCGACGGGCAAAGCTTCAATGACGCAGTAGTGGAAGCGGCGGTGCGGCGGTTTCGTCCGATTATGCTCACCGCGTTGGCAGCGATTTTAGCGATGATTCCCTTGTCAAAAAGCGTATTTTTCGGGCCAATGGCGATAGCGATTATGGGCGGTTTGCTGGTGGCGACCGTGTTGACCTTGTTATTTTTACCAGCACTTTATACGGTGTGGTTTCGCAAGGCGCACATTAACAATCTGTCACTTCCAAAATCCGTGCAGTAG
- a CDS encoding efflux RND transporter periplasmic adaptor subunit — translation MTPVGLRWLACAGLLLALTACEESSPPPAPIRPAQVWEVSDQNATSTLSYSGEIKARVEADLAFRVAGKLTQRHVDIGDKVTQGQLLASLDTTDLQLNRQAALASLQAARSEVDTAKGEWERNRALFEKNFISKAALDTYNNRLNAAKANLSAVQAQLDLAQNQAGYTELHADQAGVITAAMVETGQVVAAGQAVLHLAYEGEREVQIRLGENTAKNLSVGTLVSVNLWAQPAQVFQGKVREIAPAVDATRSFLVKISLLNPPENIALGVTADVRLPQTHADNAHWLPASALFQKAKQPAVWVVDANHQVKTQAVEVLAYQENGITVSGLSKGMQVIAAGVHQLSTGQTINPIPYDGKASP, via the coding sequence ATGACACCTGTTGGATTACGCTGGCTTGCCTGTGCTGGTTTGCTGTTAGCATTAACTGCCTGCGAAGAATCCTCACCCCCGCCTGCACCGATTCGCCCCGCACAAGTGTGGGAAGTCAGTGACCAAAACGCCACCTCCACCTTAAGTTATTCCGGCGAAATCAAGGCGCGAGTGGAAGCCGATTTAGCCTTTCGGGTAGCAGGTAAACTAACCCAACGCCACGTGGATATTGGTGACAAAGTAACACAAGGTCAATTACTCGCCAGTCTTGACACCACCGACTTGCAATTGAATCGCCAAGCAGCACTTGCCAGCTTGCAAGCTGCGCGTTCCGAAGTCGATACTGCCAAAGGCGAGTGGGAACGTAACCGCGCCTTATTTGAAAAAAACTTTATCAGCAAGGCCGCGCTGGATACTTACAATAATCGTCTCAATGCCGCTAAAGCCAACCTTAGTGCGGTGCAAGCGCAATTGGATTTGGCACAAAATCAAGCCGGATACACCGAATTACACGCCGATCAAGCCGGGGTCATTACCGCCGCTATGGTAGAAACCGGGCAAGTCGTGGCAGCGGGTCAAGCAGTCTTACATCTGGCTTACGAAGGTGAGCGCGAAGTGCAGATTCGTCTGGGGGAAAACACCGCTAAAAACCTGAGCGTCGGCACATTGGTTTCGGTGAATTTATGGGCGCAACCGGCGCAAGTATTTCAAGGTAAAGTACGTGAAATTGCTCCGGCGGTGGATGCTACCCGCAGCTTTTTGGTCAAAATCAGCTTACTGAATCCACCGGAAAATATAGCGTTAGGGGTGACGGCTGACGTGCGTTTACCGCAAACACACGCAGATAATGCACATTGGTTGCCCGCCTCGGCATTATTCCAAAAGGCAAAACAACCGGCAGTGTGGGTAGTAGACGCTAATCATCAGGTAAAAACCCAGGCTGTTGAGGTGCTGGCTTACCAAGAAAATGGCATTACCGTTAGCGGCCTGAGTAAGGGTATGCAGGTAATTGCCGCTGGCGTACACCAATTAAGCACGGGGCAAACCATTAATCCCATCCCCTACGATGGCAAGGCCAGCCCATGA
- a CDS encoding TetR/AcrR family transcriptional regulator: MQNRATNPEDKELRREAILDAAVKLWLAQPERMANMAEIATAAGLAKGTVYLYFRSKEELFLAIHERHVSEFFNRVIARAQHQNPMLMDDMLALNHQFLLDTPAFLPLAALCHGMMERHIPLEVGYAFEARTYQRLDLAVTALQRHFPNVTQALMLQSYALILGLWQLLRPTPLKALMKERALLCACTDDYLFMLDTALQALWRGALLPEAL; encoded by the coding sequence ATGCAAAACCGCGCCACCAATCCCGAAGATAAGGAATTACGCCGTGAGGCGATCCTTGATGCCGCTGTCAAACTCTGGCTTGCCCAACCCGAACGTATGGCAAATATGGCGGAGATTGCCACCGCTGCGGGGCTGGCTAAAGGCACGGTATATTTGTATTTCCGCAGTAAGGAAGAGCTGTTTCTGGCGATTCACGAACGTCATGTCAGCGAATTTTTCAATCGGGTCATTGCCCGCGCCCAACACCAAAACCCCATGTTAATGGACGACATGCTGGCACTTAATCACCAGTTTTTGCTGGATACCCCCGCATTTTTACCGTTAGCGGCATTGTGCCACGGCATGATGGAACGGCACATTCCCTTGGAAGTGGGTTATGCGTTTGAAGCACGCACTTACCAACGCCTTGATTTGGCAGTCACTGCGTTACAGCGGCATTTCCCCAATGTTACCCAAGCGTTAATGCTGCAAAGTTACGCGCTGATTTTAGGTTTGTGGCAATTGCTGCGCCCTACCCCGCTGAAAGCCTTGATGAAAGAACGTGCCTTATTGTGTGCTTGCACCGATGATTATTTATTCATGCTCGATACTGCCTTACAAGCCTTGTGGCGTGGGGCATTGCTACCGGAGGCTTTATGA
- a CDS encoding CTP synthase, with the protein MARYIFITGGVVSSLGKGIAAASLGAILEARGLKVTMMKLDPYINVDPGTMSPFQHGEVFVTEDGAETDLDLGHYERFVGFKASKLNNFTTGRIYQTVIGKERRGEYLGATVQVIPHITDEIKRSVRAGAGDADIAMVEVGGTVGDIEAMPFMEAIRQMAVEEGKNNALFVHLTLLPYVAAAGELKTKPTQHSVKELRSIGIQPDILLCRSERPLPENERRKISLFTNVEERAVISALDVDNIYKIPLWLHAQKLDRIVAEKFGLHDLPEADLSDWKNVVSAMEFPEAEITVAMVGKYVDLTESYKSLNEALTHAGIQTHTKVKIRYIDSEKLEAEDELHILADVDAILVPGGFGKRGVEGKIRAVQYARENKVPYLGICLGMQVAVIEFARHCAGLDAAHSTEFAHDTPNPVIGLITEWQAEDGTIERRSQDSDLGGTMRLGGQPCVLQAGSLARATYGAEQIVERHRHRYEFNNHYRDALSQSGLILSGTSIDGNLVEMVELKDHPWFLACQFHPEFTSRPRQGHPLFSGFVRAGRDFHENKGKRA; encoded by the coding sequence ATGGCACGATATATCTTTATCACTGGCGGCGTGGTTTCCTCTTTGGGGAAAGGCATTGCCGCAGCGTCGTTAGGCGCAATTCTTGAAGCGCGTGGTCTTAAAGTCACGATGATGAAGCTTGACCCTTACATCAACGTTGACCCCGGTACGATGAGCCCTTTCCAGCATGGCGAAGTATTCGTCACTGAAGATGGCGCGGAAACCGACCTCGATTTAGGCCACTACGAGCGTTTCGTTGGTTTTAAAGCCAGTAAACTCAATAACTTCACGACCGGACGCATTTACCAAACCGTCATCGGCAAAGAACGTCGTGGCGAATATTTGGGTGCAACGGTGCAGGTCATTCCGCACATTACCGACGAAATCAAGCGGTCGGTACGCGCTGGTGCAGGCGATGCGGACATTGCAATGGTGGAAGTCGGCGGCACAGTCGGCGATATTGAAGCCATGCCATTTATGGAAGCCATCCGGCAAATGGCGGTGGAAGAGGGCAAAAACAATGCGTTGTTTGTCCACTTAACCCTGTTGCCTTATGTTGCCGCTGCGGGTGAGCTGAAAACCAAACCGACCCAACACTCGGTGAAGGAATTACGTTCTATCGGGATTCAGCCGGATATTTTGCTGTGCCGCAGTGAACGCCCGTTGCCGGAAAATGAACGCCGCAAGATTTCCCTGTTCACCAATGTGGAAGAACGGGCGGTCATTTCCGCGCTGGATGTCGACAATATTTACAAAATCCCATTGTGGCTGCACGCGCAAAAACTCGACCGCATCGTTGCGGAAAAGTTTGGTTTGCACGATTTGCCGGAAGCGGATTTAAGCGACTGGAAGAACGTAGTCAGCGCGATGGAATTCCCCGAAGCGGAAATTACCGTGGCAATGGTGGGTAAGTACGTCGATTTAACCGAGTCTTACAAATCGTTGAACGAAGCTCTGACTCACGCCGGTATCCAAACCCATACCAAAGTGAAAATCCGTTACATTGACTCCGAAAAGCTCGAAGCAGAAGACGAGTTACACATCTTGGCGGATGTGGATGCGATTTTAGTACCCGGCGGTTTCGGTAAGCGCGGCGTTGAAGGCAAAATTCGTGCGGTGCAATACGCGCGTGAAAACAAAGTGCCTTACCTTGGCATTTGCTTAGGGATGCAGGTTGCAGTCATCGAGTTTGCCCGCCATTGCGCAGGCTTAGATGCCGCACACAGCACGGAATTCGCACACGATACCCCGAACCCGGTAATTGGTTTGATTACCGAATGGCAGGCGGAAGACGGCACGATTGAACGCCGTTCTCAAGACTCAGATCTGGGTGGAACCATGCGTTTAGGCGGGCAACCCTGCGTATTGCAGGCCGGTTCTTTAGCGCGGGCAACCTATGGTGCGGAGCAAATTGTCGAGCGTCACCGTCACCGTTACGAATTTAACAACCATTACCGTGATGCTTTGAGCCAAAGTGGTTTGATTTTGTCCGGCACATCCATCGACGGCAACTTGGTGGAAATGGTTGAGCTGAAAGATCATCCTTGGTTCTTGGCGTGCCAGTTCCATCCTGAATTTACCTCGCGTCCACGCCAAGGGCATCCGTTATTTAGCGGGTTTGTGCGTGCCGGGCGCGATTTTCACGAAAACAAAGGTAAGCGTGCATGA
- the kdsA gene encoding 3-deoxy-8-phosphooctulonate synthase, translating into MKLCGFEVGLEQPFFLICGPCAIETEQLALETASKLKEITTRLGIPFIYKSSFDKANRSSHNSARGVGLEAGLRILEKVKNDIGVPILTDVHEDTPLDEVASVVDVLQTPAFLCRQTNFIQNVARTGKPVNIKKGQFLAPWDMGNVVEKARATGNQQIMVCERGYAFGYNNLVSDMRSLAIMRDTQCPVVFDATHSVQLPGGQGSCSGGQREHVPVLARAAVAVGIAGLFMESHPDPANALSDGPNSWPMDRMEALLETLVALDRVVKAQKLLENTL; encoded by the coding sequence ATGAAACTGTGTGGATTTGAGGTTGGTCTTGAGCAGCCATTTTTCCTGATTTGCGGGCCGTGTGCGATTGAAACTGAACAGTTGGCACTGGAAACCGCGAGTAAACTGAAAGAAATCACCACCCGCTTGGGGATTCCGTTCATTTACAAATCGTCTTTTGACAAGGCTAACCGTTCCTCTCATAACAGTGCCCGTGGCGTTGGTTTGGAAGCCGGATTGCGCATTCTGGAAAAAGTGAAAAACGACATTGGCGTGCCGATTTTGACCGATGTGCATGAAGATACCCCGTTGGATGAAGTCGCCAGCGTGGTGGATGTGCTGCAAACGCCTGCGTTTTTGTGCCGCCAAACCAATTTTATCCAGAACGTAGCGCGTACCGGTAAGCCGGTGAATATTAAAAAGGGGCAGTTCCTCGCGCCGTGGGATATGGGTAATGTGGTTGAAAAAGCCCGCGCTACCGGCAACCAGCAAATCATGGTGTGCGAACGCGGTTATGCTTTTGGTTACAATAATTTAGTGTCTGATATGCGCAGTTTGGCGATTATGCGCGATACCCAATGCCCTGTGGTCTTTGATGCCACCCATTCGGTGCAATTACCGGGCGGGCAGGGCAGTTGTTCCGGTGGGCAACGTGAGCATGTGCCGGTATTAGCGCGTGCCGCAGTCGCTGTAGGGATTGCAGGCTTGTTTATGGAATCGCATCCTGATCCCGCGAATGCATTAAGTGATGGGCCAAACTCGTGGCCAATGGATCGGATGGAGGCATTGTTGGAGACTTTGGTCGCGCTGGATCGCGTGGTCAAGGCACAAAAATTGCTAGAGAATACTTTATAG
- the eno gene encoding phosphopyruvate hydratase: MSEIKAVKAREIIDSRGNPTVEADVILASGAMGRAAVPSGASTGSREAIELRDGGARYLGKGVQTAVANVNGEIAKAIAGMDVTDQCGIDRTMIALDGTDNKARLGANALLAVSMATAHAAANEQGLPLYQYLGKADSYKLPVPMMNIINGGAHADNSVDMQEFMILPVTAPSMAEAIRYGAEVFHSLKSVLKKRGLNTAVGDEGGFAPDLSSNEQAIEVILEAIDKTGFKVGQDIWLGLDVASSEFYKDGKYVLESEGKSFSAEQFTAYLENWVNQYPILTIEDAMAEGDWAGWAHLTKVLGNRVQLVGDDLFVTNTKILQEGIDKGIANSILIKVNQIGTLTETLEAIGMAHKAGYTAVVSHRSGETEDATIADLAVATNACQIKTGSLSRSDRIAKYNQLLRIAEQLGSNGIYAGKSAFKQLA, encoded by the coding sequence ATGTCTGAAATCAAAGCCGTAAAAGCCCGTGAAATCATAGATTCACGCGGCAACCCGACCGTTGAAGCGGATGTTATCTTGGCAAGCGGCGCAATGGGGCGTGCAGCAGTGCCATCCGGTGCATCTACTGGTTCGCGTGAAGCGATTGAATTGCGCGATGGCGGTGCACGTTATTTGGGCAAAGGCGTGCAAACTGCCGTTGCTAATGTCAATGGCGAAATCGCTAAAGCCATTGCAGGCATGGATGTTACTGATCAATGTGGTATTGACCGCACCATGATCGCACTGGATGGCACTGACAATAAAGCCCGTTTGGGTGCAAATGCGCTGCTGGCAGTTTCAATGGCTACGGCACACGCGGCTGCTAACGAACAAGGCTTGCCGTTGTATCAATACCTCGGTAAAGCGGATTCCTACAAGTTACCTGTGCCAATGATGAACATCATCAACGGTGGCGCACACGCTGACAACAGTGTGGATATGCAGGAATTCATGATTTTGCCAGTGACCGCACCGAGCATGGCAGAAGCGATTCGTTACGGCGCGGAAGTGTTCCACAGCCTCAAATCCGTGCTGAAAAAGCGTGGTTTGAACACCGCAGTGGGTGACGAAGGTGGTTTTGCCCCGGATTTGTCTTCTAACGAACAAGCGATTGAAGTCATTCTGGAAGCGATTGACAAGACCGGTTTCAAAGTGGGTCAAGACATCTGGTTGGGTCTGGACGTTGCCAGTTCTGAGTTCTACAAAGACGGCAAGTATGTGCTGGAATCCGAAGGCAAGAGCTTCAGTGCAGAACAGTTTACGGCTTACCTCGAAAATTGGGTTAACCAATACCCGATTCTGACTATCGAAGATGCGATGGCGGAAGGTGACTGGGCAGGTTGGGCGCATTTGACTAAAGTACTGGGCAACCGGGTGCAGTTGGTGGGCGATGACTTGTTTGTAACCAATACCAAAATCCTGCAAGAAGGCATCGACAAGGGTATTGCGAATTCCATCCTGATCAAAGTTAACCAAATCGGCACTTTAACTGAAACGCTGGAAGCGATTGGTATGGCGCATAAAGCGGGTTACACCGCTGTGGTTTCACACCGTTCGGGCGAAACCGAAGACGCGACCATTGCAGATTTGGCGGTAGCAACCAATGCTTGCCAGATCAAGACCGGTTCATTGTCGCGCTCTGACCGGATTGCGAAATACAACCAATTGCTGCGTATTGCAGAACAGTTGGGTAGCAACGGCATTTACGCCGGAAAATCAGCCTTCAAGCAACTTGCCTGA
- a CDS encoding FtsB family cell division protein encodes MTMTRTLLLILSLLLFGLFVRLWVGAGSYPDIWRWEAQIDKQNIENDEQAEINRKLQADIVGLTKDTSSIEGHARSELGMIKRGETFYQVILQSDAPSPLPPPVPEKPHVE; translated from the coding sequence ATGACGATGACACGCACACTCTTGTTGATTTTGAGTTTGTTGCTTTTCGGGCTGTTTGTGCGCCTTTGGGTTGGCGCGGGCAGTTATCCCGATATTTGGCGATGGGAAGCTCAAATTGATAAGCAAAATATTGAAAATGACGAACAGGCTGAAATTAACCGCAAGCTGCAAGCGGATATTGTCGGTTTGACTAAAGATACCAGTAGCATTGAAGGCCATGCCCGTAGCGAGTTGGGAATGATTAAACGTGGCGAAACCTTTTACCAAGTGATCCTACAATCAGACGCGCCTTCACCATTGCCGCCACCAGTACCGGAAAAACCGCATGTTGAATGA
- the ispD gene encoding 2-C-methyl-D-erythritol 4-phosphate cytidylyltransferase: protein MLNDAVWVVIPAAGVGARMQADRPKQYLPLTGRSVIEHTLACFTGHPSLAGVVVAITDGDPYWAELTSTSLSGQGAIHTASGGRERADSVLNALDYLVDTLQVTADAWVLVHDAARPCLQRADLERLLAVREQCADAGALLAVPVRDTMKRAQPHSLRVARTEDRDGLWHALTPQMARLGVLRTALATALAQGATITDEASALEWAGLQPLLVEGDARNIKITRPADLALAEFFLTFRSAMHE, encoded by the coding sequence ATGTTGAATGATGCGGTGTGGGTGGTGATTCCTGCCGCTGGGGTCGGGGCGAGAATGCAGGCTGATCGCCCCAAACAGTATTTACCGTTGACAGGCCGCAGCGTTATTGAACATACCTTGGCGTGCTTTACCGGACACCCCAGCCTGGCCGGAGTGGTGGTGGCGATTACCGATGGCGACCCGTATTGGGCGGAACTCACTTCGACTTCGCTCAGTGGGCAGGGTGCGATTCATACCGCTTCTGGTGGGCGTGAACGTGCTGATTCGGTATTAAACGCGCTGGATTATTTGGTTGATACTTTGCAAGTGACAGCGGATGCGTGGGTTTTGGTGCATGATGCGGCGCGTCCGTGTTTGCAGCGTGCGGATTTGGAACGCCTGCTAGCGGTGCGTGAACAATGTGCTGATGCCGGTGCGCTGTTAGCCGTACCGGTGCGTGACACCATGAAACGCGCCCAGCCACACAGTTTGCGGGTGGCGCGTACCGAAGACCGCGACGGTTTATGGCACGCGCTTACGCCACAAATGGCACGTTTAGGCGTATTACGCACTGCCTTGGCGACGGCGTTGGCGCAAGGTGCAACCATTACCGACGAAGCTTCGGCGTTGGAGTGGGCAGGTTTACAACCGTTACTGGTCGAAGGTGATGCCCGCAATATCAAAATCACCCGCCCCGCTGATCTGGCGTTGGCTGAGTTTTTCTTGACCTTCAGGAGTGCAATGCATGAGTGA
- the arsC gene encoding arsenate reductase (glutaredoxin) (This arsenate reductase requires both glutathione and glutaredoxin to convert arsenate to arsenite, after which the efflux transporter formed by ArsA and ArsB can extrude the arsenite from the cell, providing resistance.): MSDAVTLYHNPRCSKSRQALALLEQEGIVPQVVKYLETPPDEAALTDLLALLKLEPRELMRQGEEEYTALNLADETLSREQLIAAMVANPRLIERPIVLANGKAVIGRPPEKVLDIL, encoded by the coding sequence ATGAGTGATGCGGTAACGCTTTACCACAATCCCCGTTGTTCTAAATCGCGTCAGGCATTGGCGTTATTGGAGCAGGAAGGCATTGTGCCGCAAGTGGTGAAATACCTCGAAACCCCGCCGGATGAAGCAGCTTTGACGGATTTATTGGCATTGCTGAAATTGGAACCACGTGAGTTAATGCGCCAAGGTGAAGAAGAATACACCGCGTTAAACCTTGCCGATGAAACCTTGAGCCGCGAACAATTGATTGCGGCAATGGTGGCAAACCCGCGTTTGATTGAGCGTCCGATTGTGTTGGCAAATGGCAAAGCTGTGATTGGTCGTCCCCCTGAGAAAGTGCTGGATATTTTATGA
- the wrbA gene encoding NAD(P)H:quinone oxidoreductase, with product MKNILILYYSRHGATVGMAQHVARGVESVAGCEAILRTVPEISEVCEAVADSVPAQGAPYVSLDDLKACDALAVGSPGRFGNMAAPLKYFLEKTSSLWLSGSLVGKPAGVFTSTSSLHGGQESTLLSMMLPLLHHGMLITGLSYAEADLISTQSGGTPYGPTHVSGSDSARPLTEEEKRLCFALGKRLAQLAQKL from the coding sequence ATGAAAAACATTTTGATTTTGTATTACAGCCGTCACGGTGCAACCGTTGGTATGGCGCAACACGTCGCGCGTGGCGTTGAAAGCGTGGCGGGCTGCGAAGCGATATTGCGCACTGTCCCGGAAATTTCGGAAGTCTGTGAAGCTGTGGCAGACAGCGTTCCGGCGCAGGGCGCACCTTACGTGAGTTTGGATGACCTGAAAGCGTGCGACGCGCTGGCGGTGGGTAGTCCGGGGCGGTTTGGCAATATGGCAGCTCCGTTGAAATATTTTCTGGAAAAGACCAGCAGCCTGTGGCTCTCAGGTTCGTTAGTGGGCAAACCAGCGGGTGTGTTTACCTCGACTTCCAGTTTGCACGGTGGGCAGGAAAGCACTTTGCTGTCGATGATGTTGCCGCTGTTGCATCACGGGATGTTGATTACGGGGTTGTCTTATGCCGAAGCCGATTTAATCAGTACCCAAAGCGGTGGCACACCGTATGGCCCGACTCATGTTTCTGGCAGTGATAGCGCACGTCCGTTGACCGAGGAAGAAAAGCGGTTGTGCTTTGCTTTGGGTAAACGCTTGGCACAATTGGCGCAAAAACTATGA